From a single Lolium rigidum isolate FL_2022 chromosome 7, APGP_CSIRO_Lrig_0.1, whole genome shotgun sequence genomic region:
- the LOC124672290 gene encoding peroxidase 1-like, with the protein MAAGRMQWLSLALAASLAMLLSSSASQPGIGFGYYKETCPAAEQIVFRETTRIVRASPDLAASLLRLHYHDCFVQGCDASVLLDSTDGTPAEKDAKPNESLRGFDAVARVKDKLEKACPATVSCADLLALMARDAVVLSKGPSWPVALGRRDGRTSNAGDCGQLPPLYGNITVMIEVFAAKGLDVKDLAVLSAAHTLGKAHCSSFADRLYNGSAPSTDPTLERRYADRLRMRCPGPGDSSAAMSEMDAGSCSTFDTSYYRQVARGRGLLRSDAGLMEHPVTGAYVRRAAAGRYEGHFFQDFRDSMAKMGAIGVLTGNQGEIRTKCNLVN; encoded by the exons atggcagcgggaaGGATGCAATGGCTGTCGCTTGCTCTAGCAGCTTCGCTAGCGATGCTCCTGTCGTCGAGCGCATCGCAGCCAGGCATCGGGTTCGGGTACTACAAGGAGACGTGCCCGGCGGCGGAGCAGATCGTGTTCCGGGAGACGACGAGGATCGTCAGGGCCTCGCCGGACCTGGCCGCCTCGCTCCTCAGGCTGCACTACCACGACTGCTTCGTGCAgggctgcgacgcgtccgtcctgCTCGACTCCACCGACGGCACCCCGGCGGAGAAGGACGCCAAGCCCAACGAGAGCCTGCGAGGTTTCGACGCCGTCGCCCGGGTCAAGGACAAGCTCGAGAAGGCCtgcccggccaccgtctcctgtGCCGACCTCCTCGCGCTCATGGCACGCGACGCCGTCGTCCTG AGCAAGGGCCCGTCCTGGCCGGTGGCGCTCGGTCGGAGGGACGGCCGGACGTCCAACGCCGGCGACTGCGGCCAGCTGCCGCCCCTGTACGGGAACATCACGGTCATGATCGAGGTGTTCGCTGCCAAGGGCCTCGACGTCAAGGACCTCGCCGTGCTCTCGGCCGCGCACACGCTCGGGAAGGCGCACTGCTCCTCCTTCGCTGACCGCCTCTACAACGGCAGCGCTCCCAGCACCGACCCGACCCTGGAACGCCGGTACGCCGACAGGCTGCGAATGCGGTGCCCTGGCCCCGGCGACAGCAGTGCGGCGATGTCGGAGATGGACGCAGGGAGCTGCTCGACGTTCGACACGAGCTACTACCGGCAGGTGGCAAGGGGGCGCGGGCTGCTCCGGTCGGACGCCGGCCTCATGGAGCATCCCGTCACCGGTGCCTACGTCCGGCGCGCCGCAGCTGGCAGGTACGAGGGCCACTTCTTCCAGGACTTCCGCGACTCCATGGCCAAGATGGGCGCCATCGGCGTGCTCACTGGCAACCAGGGGGAGATCAGGACCAAGTGCAACCTTGTCAACTGA